The genomic region AAACAATAACATACAAATAACCAGCAAAATCAGCTAAGAGAAAAACCTTATTATTTATAGCCATATGATAAccttatttaaattattttgaattcTCCCCAGCATACTTTTCATAGCCAGGAATAAAGGACTAGGTAATTTAAATGTAAACCTGTTATTCTACTTTacataaagaaatattttttacataaccgcaaaaaaaaaaaaaaaaaaattcaccccaaCCTGATTTTTGTCTCTTATCCTTCACAATGTACAAAAGTCAAGCAGaaccaatattcccatttaaGGTGTCTTCCTGATTCCTTTTAGAAACATTTGAGTTGGTAGCtaatcttttaaaataacttaCTTATAACTTTGTAAATTACATCAGGTTAgatctatcaatctatctatctaatcgGTGTTATATCACTTCCCATCACTGAATGGCTTATACGAAAAATTCATAGCAATAGCAAAGTTCTTACTTGATTTCATGGAATCTCTGACATGTCTCCCATTTGGGGGTTACAACTCTGCTTTTTTTTGTggtgttttaaaattaatttcctcCGCTTTTTTCACAAGGGTTTAGCATTAGAAGGGGCGAGGGTGTCAGTTTTCAAAGTGTCATTGTCATGGTGGAAGGCTTTGGTCTCTTCTGGTGATTTTGGTGAAAAGGTGGATGGTGCTTTTAATACACAGCTGGCCAGAAAATCACTTCCCAAAGGGAGGTTGGGGAGAGGTTATGTTATTGGGAGGCACAATCCTTCCACCTGtgtgtctgaggcctggtctacactacgggtttaggtcgactttagcggcgttaaactgaattaagcctggacacgtccacacaacgaagccctttctttcgacttaaagggtcctttaaaccggtttctttacaccacctctgacgaggggattagcgataaaaccggtctttgcgggtcggaattggggtagtgtggacggaattcgacgttattggcctccgggagctatcccacagtgcttcattgtgaccgctctggacagcactctcaactcagatgcactgaccaggtagacaggaaaagacccgcgaaggtttgaatttcatttcctgtttgcccagcgtggagagcacaggtgaccccgcagagctcatcagcacaggtaaccgtgatggagtcctcccaggatcgcaaaagagctccagcatggaccgaacgggaggtacgagatctgctcgccatatggggagatgaagcagtgatagctgaactccgtagcagtaaaagaaatggaaaagtattagaaaagatctccaaggccatgaaggaccgaggccataacagggacacacagcagtgccgcgtgaaaattaaggagctacggcaagcttaccacaaagccagagaagcaaacggaaggtccggggcagagccgcaaacttgccgctactacgcggagctgcatgcgatcctagggggtgcagccaccactaccccaaccgtgtgctatgactctctcactggagaaacacacagggaagacggttcagggaacgaggaagatgacgatggaggtactgtaggtagctcacagcagcaaggaagcggagaaaccggtttccccaacagccaggatatgtttgtgaccctggacctggaaccagtacccccgaactcacccaagaccctcagggcacacaggagacctctggtg from Chrysemys picta bellii isolate R12L10 chromosome 6, ASM1138683v2, whole genome shotgun sequence harbors:
- the LOC135984216 gene encoding myb/SANT-like DNA-binding domain-containing protein 2, with product MESSQDRKRAPAWTEREVRDLLAIWGDEAVIAELRSSKRNGKVLEKISKAMKDRGHNRDTQQCRVKIKELRQAYHKAREANGRSGAEPQTCRYYAELHAILGGAATTTPTVCYDSLTGETHREDGSGNEEDDDGGTVGSSQQQGSGETGFPNSQDMFVTLDLEPVPPNSPKTLRAHRRPLLQMFLLRRGS